The sequence GATCTGTAACTGTTACCAGACTGTCTATAACTGTTACCAGACACTGGAGTGTaagccccaggagggcagggccttGGCCTTCCCtgctgtgctgagcgtggagcctgctggctGGATGCGCTCCCCTGCAAAGCCCACATCGCCTCCCATTGCCCGCAGAGGGATCCCAGCCACTACCCATGACGACCAAGCGCGTCTCTCCGTCTGATTTCTTTCCACGTGTCTCTCCGTCTGATTTCTTTCCACCTGTCTCCCCAGACCTCTGCCCCGGTCTCCTGGAGCCACACATGGTTTCCATGGCAACCCTGCCCAGGCCTTCTCCTTGTCTTCTCATGCTTTTCCTGCCACCGGATTTCTAAGTCCTCCCAGCCCACCAAGGCCTCCCTtagcctcctcctcttccaagAGACCTTTTCTCTGAAGGGCCATGAGCACTCCGTCTGTGGACCCTCACTTGCTGCCCTGTATTGTATGTCGAAAGCGTATCTTGCTTGGTTCCTCCTGTCCTGTGTCCGTGCTGTCTGGCTGTCCTCGGGCACCGGGCACTCAGCAGGCCCCCAGGgaatgtttgttgagtgagtgaatggacgggaggggcagagtggagaGGACTCAGCCGTGGCCCCGGGTCCCCCATTCAGACTTACGAGGCAGCTGGTGTGGTTCTTCTCGGCTGCCACGGAGAGGGACCCTGAGATGACGAACTGTGTGGAGACGAGGGGACCCTGGTGAGGCTTCGGCCAGGACACGGGGCAGGTACACCATGCCTGGGCTCTGTCAAGGCTGTGGGCACCAGGGCGAGGGCAGCGGCCCTTCGGCTGTCACCTTCCCTGCCTTCCGGCCAGCAACCCTGGGATCTCTCTGTAAGGGTGTCCCCTGGTTACTAGGGGCCTGTCCCAGGAACTAGGGCGGTAGCTGGTGAGGTGCATGTTTTTGAGGGACATCATTCACATCTCATGCAAATCTGGCTCTCTCTAAAGGGGGAATTGTTGCAAAGTGATGGTCACCATTTGCTGGTAATTAGCTCCTAGTCACATTAGTTTTTGATTTCCTCAAACTAGAGGACAGGCAGGGCCAGGACTATGCTTTTCAGATGAGGACGCCAGGCCTGGAGACTGAGTGACTCCATGGTGGCCCACAGTGGTGCTGGGATTCAGACCCCACTGGCCTCATTCCCAAGTCTGCAcgcccacaccccctccccagggcagctGGGAGACTCCCGTCTCGGATGGGGCTATGTAAATCCCGAAGTGCTCTCTTGACGTTCGAGATTGCCCACTGGCCACGTGCTCCCCGATTCTGCTGCAGGAGTGGACGGCCAGGCGGGCCGGGCGGGATGTGAGCACAGgaatgggctggggtggggggggtggggttcgGAGCTGATCAGACTCCCAGGGGATGGAGCTCTTGCAGGGCTGGGACCCATGAGGGGGAGTAGAAGGGTTTCCGGGGGTGAGGCTTGGCATTCAGGTAATACCCAGGTGGTTAGTGCCCTTTAGCCCTGCGTCCTATCCTCTTGGCTCTTGGCTGGGAGCTTTTCCTAGGCAGGAGTGGCGCCTGGAATAGGGTTTGCAGTTAGGAGCTGGATTTAGATTCAAGCCCCTTCCTCTCGGGGTGGCTGTGCCCCAGGGAATGTGGGAGGGGGCGGGTGCGGAGGTGAAAGGCGAGCCCCAGATGGCCCCCCGGCACTCACGCAGGCTCCTCCCCAGAAGGGGACGCCGCCTTCAATGAAGAGCATCCCCACGTGGCCGCGGCGCACCATGAGCAGCACGCTGCCGAAGCCCAGGTGGATGAGGCCGATGAGGATCTGGACGGTCTGCGGGAGCAGGCGCGGCTCAGCAGGGCGGGCTCCACACCGCCCCCTGCCGGCCGCGGGGAGAACCTGcactccaacccccccccccccccgcccccgccccccaccgtgATGCTTGGAACTAAACTCCGATTCTGCTCTTTTGAGGAGACATCCCTATAACAACCATCAAGGACTGTCTTAAGGAGGAAAGCCAGCTCCCACATCTGAGGGCCCCCCCCCCTCGCCTGTTGCCACGTTTCTACGGATCTGCATCTGCTTTGTGCTCTCACCCGTGGATGACCGGTACCGCTGGGTTGCTACCCGGTTTTCTGAGCTCTCGTTTCAATGGCACAACATTCCCTGCACCAGATGCCTCACCCTTTCCCTCCTCGTCGCCCTGCATCCTGCAGAGAATATCTCCTCGAGCATCTCTCTCATTTCAGTGCCTGTCACCGATCCATTCCAGCTGTGTACTGGGAGCTGACATCTGGACTCGGATTTGGGTTTTTTGAAGCTGATCCATTCCCAGAAGTAGGACGGTTTTCCCAAGGAAGGGGACATGTGGGCTTCTGGTAAGTTCCGCCacgtttttttttccccatacgTTTTCGGTAACGATTGAGTTCTAGAACGGAGCAGGGACGTTgaaggccaccccccccccccccaattcaacCTCTGCCTAACTCAGGAGCCCTTTCCAGCTCCTGACTTGTTAATAGCACCCCCCAACCCTCAGTGGGGAGGTGCCCACCACCACGCAAACCACTGTGGTCCGTTTACGGGCAGTTCTGACTGGGAGCAGATAACTGGGGAACGTTTTCTTGGGATCACGTGGAACAGGCACGTCTTTCCGCGTGCCAAGGATTTGGATATTTataggcaccccccccccccttggatattctcccctgttctctcttcaGCTGCACATCTTTCGTCTTTGCAGTTTCCTTATGTGGCACGGGGTCCCCGCCGCCAGCCCGGCTGTCCTCTGCGGGCTCTTCTCCTGCTCCTGGACACTCCCACCCCTGCCATTACTGCTCACGGAACACCAGCTACCTCCGGCCCCGTGCCCGTCCTCACTAAGCAACGTGCTGCGTATTTTATAGACGTGGCCTCCTCGAATCCCAACACGGTGAGGTCGGTGTTATTATCCTAATTTggagatgaggacactgaggctcagagatgtccAGCGACTTGCCTGGGGTCTCCCAGCGCTGAAGTGGCTGGCCAGCCACCTCGAAAGCTGGTGTTCGTCTACTGGTGACACTCCCAAACACCCATGCGTAGTTTCCACTCTCTGGGTTCTCCGGCAATGTGGATTTGTCTTGTTGGATTCCTTTGGAGGTCATGGGTTCCCAGGTCTCTCTGAGGCTTCGGGATTCCAGGGGCTGATGACCCCGTCTCCGTGCACGGTGTCTGGTCCCTCTGCACACCAGTGGACGTGGTGCAGCCTTTAGCGTAGAATCTCGAATTCCAGCGTGTTCAAGCCAGAGCTCCTGCGTGCTACAGAGCAGTGGGGTTGAAAACAGAGCCGTACGGTCAGGCCATTCTGGGGTACAGGATGCCACTTAGCAGCTGGGTGGCCTCAGGCCAGTGACTTAGCCTTGATAAGCCTCTGTTGCCTAACCTGTCCGACGGGAGCCATGGTCGCCGTCTCACAAGGTGGTGATGGGAATCTAAGGAGCCAGGGCCTGCAAATTCCATGCTCAGTGCGTGCCCGGGAGACGACAGCTGTCATCACCGCCATTATCACCACCGCCGTTGCCTCAGCTATGTTTACATCTTccatttggggaaactgaggccaagggaCAAACTGAAGacactatatatgtatgtatgaggATGAATATGTCCGCCTCTCTGCCTGTCCGTCTATCTACCTATTTGATATTTTCTGCCTGCCCGGAGACCAACAACTCAAGGCCATCTGAGATTGGCAAAGACCTCATGGGACATCTCTCATGGGCCCGCAGGAGctgtcccctgcccacctctccagcttccatctcctctcccttcttcctctccctcttctcattCCAGCATGTTAACCTTCTATTTCATCTTGAACAAGCTGCACGcgttcccacctcagggcctttgcacctgctgcccCCTCCACCTGATGAGCCCTTCCCCTTGCTCCCCGTGTTCCCGTGGCTTCGGCCTCCAGGTTGTAGCCTCCCTGCCATCTCCCCACGGAGACCTGGCTGTCCCCCATCACCAGCGTCGTCCGTCCCACATCCGTCATTTTTGACCGAATGACCCTATTTGGAGTCATGTTCGTCATTTCTTGGCTGGTGGGGTCTCTGTGCGCTCCAGGGGGGATGGGTCTGTCTGTCTGGTGCACAGGGGAATCTTCAAGTCCTCACTAAGTATAGATGGACCGCCTGCCCCTTTCCGAGGTGTCCGTGAGTGCTCCGGTGCTGGGACGCTCCCTCCCGGCACCTGTGTGCACAGGCCTCAGGTGgcctgggaggggggcggggggcggggggtgtctcCTTACCCCTAAAGCTTTGGGCTCTCCCGTCAGGAACGTCTCCGTCTCTGTGGGCCGCACGTCGGGCGGCTGGGTGGCCCTTGGGGTCTGTGCCCCCAGCGGCGGCTCCTCAAACTGCATCACCCCGGGAGGCTGGCACAAGGGGCTGGGCAGGATGGCTGGAGGCGGGCGGAGGCCGCTGGCATCGCTGGGTGGGATGACGACGAACACGCTGTTGCTGGCGGGAGCTGCGGACATGGTGCTGGACGGCCTGGGCAACGAGGGCTCAGGAGAGAATGACGATGCTGCTGGTTACACGTTTGCAGAGAGCCTTTTCGTGTATGAACAACGTGCCTGCTCACTGCGGTCCCTGAGGATGGCACCCGAGTCACCGACTGTGCTGGGCGAAGCTTCGCCCCCCAAGAAGTGAAGGGATGTCCTAGATCAAGGCctctgggagaggcagggccAAGACTTGAATTCCCGTCTCTGACCCCAGAGGCCCCGctctcagtctctgtgctgtaTTACAGGGAAAGGACCTTTAGGAGGGCCGTGTACTTAAACCGCCTCTCTTCTccagagagggcaagtgacttgcccaaggacacacagctagtatGAGGCAGAGCTTATCTACCCACCTGCCATTTCCTGTCCCTCAGCCCGGGCTCATGAGCTTGTGTAAGTAATGCCCCTGGGTCATTTCTGGCCATGGACGCTTTCTCTCTGGCCACCCAAACAACTAGCTGAGAAACGCATGCCTTATGGAAGCGCTGTGTGTGGTTGACCCGAGTGAACACTTTGGGGAGAAGCACCCAGCTGTCAGAAGGTGATCTTACTCGGGCACAGAAGAGCGACCAGCGAATCTGCCAGATCACACGGAGACATTAAAAAGTCAGCCTTCTCATTGGCATCGGTTGGTTCAGTGCAGGCTGAGGAGACAGAAGTCAGCGTTTGAATCCTGGCTGCCCTTGTTACTTGAGACATGGGACAAGACGGCCACCTCCCCTTGCCtcgtttccttatctataaagtggggataataccACTATGATCAATCTCATAGGGTTTGGCATGAATTAGATGAGATAATGCACACCAACTTGATTAAAGCCGTCTTTTAGACTGATGTGTTATAATGCTGTttgcataaaatgtttttttttttttaatattatgtatgggggcacctgggtggcttcattagttaagcatctgaccttgggtcaggtcatgatctcactgttcaggggttcgagccccatgtcaggctctgtgttgacagctcagagcctgcttgggatcctctgtctccctctctctctgtttcttgccCCTCCaacccctcaaaaaaaaaacattaaaaaaatagatgtaaaCAGGTCACAAtgaacagtttattttttttacctcttaaaaaatgttttaaaaatgtttattcatttatttttgagagagaaagagagagcgagcaggggaggggcagagagagagggagagagagagaatcccaagcaggatgcatgctgtcagcacagagcccaatgcaggtctcgatcccacgaactgtgagatcatgacctgagccgatatcaagagttggacgcttaattgactgagccacccagacgccctgaaaAGTTACTTTTAGTGCCTTATTTTCCTGTGCTCTGAGTGCTATCACAGCCATTTCTCTGGGGGAGAGCCAGCACACAGACCAAGCAGCAAATTCTCTGTGGTTCTGCAAAGGCTCAGCTGACAAGGGCTCAAGCCTCCCTGTCCTGGGGTGACCGTGCTCAAAACACGTGTGTGTCTCCTGGGGAGCCTCTGAGCCACTTATTTGCGATGCATCCAACCTACATCGGTGGACGGTGTAGGGCCTGCTGCACAGAAAACAGAGTGACGAGCACCCACAGGCTGTTACGCAAAGTTTTCCACGGCTGGAGGCACCCCGCCAAGGACTCAGATGCGGGAACACAGGGCAAACGTCTGCCGGTGTCTAGGGGGTGACAGAAGTCATCTGTCATTTCGAAAGGGCTTCCGAACATGGCTCCCCGCACCCTGGGAGGAGTGACAATGTGCGGTGGCAAGGACCGAGCTGCACACCGGTTATGCTGTGACTTCCCCATAAAGCGCCCACTCTCCTGGGGCTCTCGTTCCTAGAAACTCACACTGAAATGATCATTACTAGATACAAAAACTGCTTAGAACGGGGCTGGCAAATGTCTGTAAGGAGTCAGACCATAAACATTTTGGGCTCCGTGGGGCCCCAGGGCCTCTGTTGCAATCTCGAGGGTTCCACAGTAGCTCCAAGAGGACACAGGCCACACATGCCCAGACTGCATTTACCAAGACAAACGGGGCTGGATCTCATCTGTGGGCTGCAGGTTGCCAACCCTTTCTCAGAACACTGCCTGGCATGGTGCCGGGCATAAgaaatgctcagtaaattttGGCTACTGCTTCAACTATTGTTGATATTGATTATTTGCTGTGCGTTGGGGCAGGATGTTGAACTGCTCCCAGCCAGTCTACGAGCCTACGAAACAGGCATAATGATGGGTGTGCACCTGCCTCAGAGTTTCATGGTGAGTTTCATGGATGGATAAGAGAGTCTTGGAAATTGGCAAAGTGCTGTGGGGGTGTCAGGCGCCCCTTCCGGCTTCCCGTGTCAAAGCAATGTTGGTACGATCCCATCTCATCGTGAATGTCTCTGGAACTTTCTAAACCAATTCACAGTGATGGAGCTCTATCCTGCTTCACACTGCTGGCTACAAGGTTAACAAGAGCTTATAATAGatagattttttaataaagttttttttatgtttatttgagagagagagagagagagagagcctgagcagggaggggcagagagagagagggagagagagaatcccaagcagactccatgctgtcagcacagagcccagtgtgggactcgatctcacgaactgtgagatcataatctgagcagaaatcacaagtcggatgcttaagcaactgaaccactcaggtgccctcagatatatatatatttttttgagggCTTACTCTTTTCTAGGCACTTCATAAGTGGTATTTCTTATCCCCAGAAGGATGCTTTGATAATTGTTGGAGGCTTATTCTACAGATGAGACAACAGGGGCTCTGAGCAGTAGAGGGATTGCCCCAGGTGACAAGGTTGCTAAATGGCAAAACCAGCATTCAAGTCCAAGTTAGCCTGTCTCCAAAGCCTGCCCGTGTCCCCCCGTTGCTGCCCCAGTGGCAGCCATGGTTACCGTTTGCTCGTTGTTCTAGCTTTTCCAATCTGGGCACCATATATTTGGTGTGGCCACATGACttgtttttgttaaataaatgtggTTGGAAggacatacatacacacccagCTTCTGGGTGGAGGCATTTACGTATTAGAGAAAGACACCACAgggctctttttctctttgtcacaGTGACTAACAATATCCCAGACAGAGGCTGCTCTGTCTGCCTGGGTCCCTGAGTGAGGATGATGGAGAAAAGAGCTCCCAGGGGACAGGAACACGAGGCAGAGATAAACCTTTATGGAgctgtttgttacagcagcatcACCTAGCTTCTCCTGACTGTTACACTCTCGAGAAATGAATGTAACTGCGGGTCAGACGCAGAGCCCACGTCCTCCAAGGAGCCTAGCGTTTAAGAGGAGAAGCAAGAGAAGTTTGCCGTTCAGTCCCACAGATGGTTAATGAGCATTTATCATGGGCACCAAATATAGGGGCTGAGAATACAGAGGTGAGTCAAGACTGACGTCCTGCCCTCACAGCACCTCGCAGTGGGGAGCAGGGCCAGTGCCGGGAGAGGTTGGTGGAGGGAGGTTGAAGGGATCTGACCCCGGAAGGATAGGAGTCTGGGGCGAGGGGGACCGCCGGCCCCACAGGTCCTTGCCGTGTGGTGTGTGAACATGGAACAGTGAACCCTCTTCTTCCTCTAAGGGAGAGATAGTCCTGGGCTATTAGctgttttagagatgaggaaatggaggttcagagagggtgAGGGTgtctcccaaggtcacacagcacctCAGTGGAAGAACTGGTCTGGGCCCTGGACTCTTGCCTCCCTGGAGGAGGACCTCTGACTTTGAGGAACTCGCTCACTCCTGGGTTTGGCCCCTGCCTTTGTCAGAGGGAGGGGGCTAGCGCTGGAGCCCCACTCCCTGGAGTGATGCTTCTAAAATGCTTAGAGTCTGCAGAGCAGCAAGCACGTTCAAAACAACCGAGCGAGCGAGCCTCCAACCTTCTGCCTCCCCAAGGCAGTTCACTGGAAACCACCCGGGTTCTCGCCAGCATCTAGAAA is a genomic window of Acinonyx jubatus isolate Ajub_Pintada_27869175 chromosome D1, VMU_Ajub_asm_v1.0, whole genome shotgun sequence containing:
- the MS4A15 gene encoding membrane-spanning 4-domains subfamily A member 15 — its product is MSAAPASNSVFVVIPPSDASGLRPPPAILPSPLCQPPGVMQFEEPPLGAQTPRATQPPDVRPTETETFLTGEPKALGTVQILIGLIHLGFGSVLLMVRRGHVGMLFIEGGVPFWGGACFVISGSLSVAAEKNHTSCLVRSSLGTNILSAVAGFAGTAILLMDFGVTNWDVGRGYLAVLTIFTILEFFIAVIATHFGCQATRTQANTPVIFLPNAFSADFNIPSPAASPPPAYDNVAYVPKESSE